One Pseudomonas entomophila genomic window carries:
- a CDS encoding methyl-accepting chemotaxis protein produces MISQVVSSVQKVSDSSEHTADIAIRTNQGVHKQMAEIDQVATAVHEMTATAQDVARNATQAAQAASDADRAANEGLDIVRGTSHSISALATEIGRAVTVVQDLARDSENINAILVAIRAIAEQTNLLALNAAIEAARAGEQGRGFAVVADEVRNLAQKTQQATEEIQQMIQQLQQGTREVVRVMEESQGKTDVSVQQASRAAESLESITQAVSVINDMNTQIASAAEEQSAVAEDINRNVINIGQVAGEVAGGADESSQASAELTKLAEQQRRLINQFRV; encoded by the coding sequence ATGATCAGCCAGGTGGTCAGTTCGGTGCAGAAGGTCAGCGACTCGTCGGAGCATACCGCCGACATCGCCATCCGTACCAACCAGGGCGTGCACAAGCAGATGGCCGAGATCGACCAGGTGGCCACCGCCGTGCACGAAATGACCGCCACGGCCCAGGATGTGGCGCGCAACGCCACCCAGGCGGCCCAGGCCGCCAGCGACGCCGACCGCGCCGCCAACGAAGGCCTGGATATCGTGCGCGGCACCTCGCACTCGATCAGTGCCCTGGCCACCGAAATCGGCCGCGCCGTCACCGTGGTCCAGGACCTGGCCCGCGACAGCGAGAACATCAACGCCATCCTGGTGGCCATCCGCGCGATCGCCGAGCAGACCAACCTGCTGGCACTCAACGCAGCCATCGAGGCCGCCCGGGCCGGCGAGCAAGGCCGTGGCTTCGCCGTGGTCGCCGACGAGGTGCGCAACCTGGCGCAGAAAACCCAGCAGGCCACCGAAGAAATCCAGCAGATGATCCAGCAGTTGCAGCAAGGCACGCGGGAAGTGGTGCGGGTGATGGAGGAAAGCCAGGGCAAGACCGATGTCAGCGTGCAGCAGGCCAGCCGCGCCGCAGAATCGCTGGAGAGCATCACCCAGGCCGTGTCGGTGATCAACGACATGAACACCCAGATCGCCAGCGCCGCCGAAGAGCAAAGTGCAGTGGCCGAGGATATCAACCGCAACGTGATCAACATCGGCCAGGTGGCCGGCGAGGTGGCCGGTGGCGCCGACGAGTCGAGCCAGGCGAGCGCCGAGCTGACCAAGCTGGCAGAGCAGCAACGGCGCCTGATCAATCAGTTCAGGGTCTGA
- a CDS encoding M48 family metallopeptidase: protein MRKSFVVSMLSASVLLGGCQAVNTTSGGAVGVERKQYMFSMLSTDEVNQMYAQSYQQTLGEASSKGVLDKSSADAKRVQAIADRLIAQAPQFRPDAAQWKWEVNVIKSDELNANCGPGGKIIVYTGLIDQLKLTDAEIAAVMGHEIAHALREHGREAMSKAYGVEMARQGAGAILGLGQDSMALADTVVNYAMTLPNSRANENEADLIGLELSARAGYDPNAAITLWNKMSKASEGAPPEFMSTHPASSSRIASLQAAIPKVMPLYQAAKK from the coding sequence ATGCGTAAGTCATTCGTTGTCAGTATGTTGAGCGCCAGCGTCCTGCTGGGCGGCTGCCAGGCGGTCAATACCACCAGCGGTGGCGCCGTAGGCGTCGAGCGCAAGCAGTACATGTTCAGCATGCTCTCGACCGATGAGGTCAACCAGATGTACGCCCAGTCCTATCAGCAGACCCTCGGTGAGGCGTCGAGCAAGGGCGTCCTGGATAAAAGCAGCGCCGACGCCAAGCGCGTGCAGGCCATCGCCGATCGTCTGATCGCCCAGGCGCCACAGTTCCGGCCGGATGCCGCGCAGTGGAAATGGGAAGTCAACGTCATCAAGAGCGACGAACTGAACGCCAACTGCGGCCCGGGCGGCAAGATCATCGTCTATACCGGCCTGATCGATCAGCTCAAGCTTACTGACGCCGAGATCGCCGCGGTCATGGGCCACGAGATTGCCCACGCCCTGCGCGAGCATGGCCGTGAAGCGATGTCCAAGGCCTATGGCGTGGAAATGGCCCGCCAGGGCGCCGGTGCGATCCTGGGCCTGGGCCAGGACAGCATGGCGCTGGCCGACACCGTGGTGAACTACGCCATGACCTTGCCCAACAGCCGCGCCAATGAAAACGAAGCCGACCTGATCGGCCTGGAACTGTCGGCCCGCGCCGGCTACGACCCGAACGCCGCGATCACCCTCTGGAACAAGATGAGCAAGGCGTCCGAAGGCGCGCCGCCTGAGTTCATGAGCACGCACCCGGCTTCCAGCAGCCGTATCGCTTCGCTGCAGGCAGCCATTCCGAAGGTGATGCCGCTGTATCAGGCTGCCAAGAAGTAA
- a CDS encoding TMEM165/GDT1 family protein, with product MESLLVPTAIVALAEIGDKTQLLALILAARFRKPWPIIAGIIAATLANHAAAGAVGAWVSSFFTESVLHWILAASFTATALWTLVPDKMDDDETSNARRFGPFLTTLIAFFLAEIGDKTQVATVMLAAQYPHLIMVIIGTTLGMLIANVPVVLAGNFAAEKLPLTLIRRLAAAAFFVLAVVAVYSAMKTSGWIG from the coding sequence CTGGAATCTCTGCTCGTCCCCACCGCCATCGTTGCCCTCGCCGAAATCGGCGACAAGACGCAGCTGCTCGCGCTCATCCTCGCGGCGCGCTTCCGCAAACCCTGGCCGATCATCGCCGGCATCATCGCCGCCACCCTGGCCAACCACGCCGCCGCGGGCGCCGTGGGTGCCTGGGTCAGCAGCTTCTTCACCGAATCCGTGCTGCACTGGATCCTCGCCGCGAGCTTCACCGCCACCGCGCTGTGGACCCTGGTGCCAGACAAGATGGACGATGACGAAACCAGCAACGCGCGACGCTTCGGGCCGTTCCTGACCACGTTGATCGCCTTCTTCCTGGCCGAGATCGGCGACAAGACCCAGGTCGCCACGGTGATGCTGGCGGCCCAGTACCCGCACCTGATCATGGTGATCATCGGTACCACCCTGGGCATGCTGATTGCCAACGTGCCGGTGGTGCTGGCGGGCAATTTCGCCGCGGAGAAACTGCCGTTGACGCTGATCCGTCGCCTGGCGGCGGCGGCGTTCTTCGTGCTGGCCGTCGTCGCGGTGTATTCGGCGATGAAGACCAGCGGCTGGATAGGCTGA
- a CDS encoding class I SAM-dependent methyltransferase, whose amino-acid sequence MDPRSEVVLRQAELFQGPLLIAGAPADGLLGQLPKAHGWTWHAGDQALLESRFGGRCHHGVSVPEVAFDSAILFLPKSRELAAYLLNALAARLAGRELYLVGEKRGGIEGAAKQLQAFGKPRKLDSARHCQLWQVTVDHAPEAKPLESLAERFELPLEDGPLQVVSLPGVFSHGRLDKGTALLLEHLDGLPSGHVLDFGCGAGVLGATIKRRYPQSQVTLLDVDAFAVAASRLTLAANGLEGQVISGDGIDAAPGELDLILSNPPFHTGVHTDYQASENLLKKSGEHLRKGGEIRLVANSFLRYQPLIEGALGNCEIRAEAQGFRIYRATRG is encoded by the coding sequence ATGGACCCGCGCAGTGAAGTAGTGCTCCGCCAGGCGGAGCTGTTTCAGGGCCCGTTGCTGATCGCCGGCGCCCCCGCCGATGGCCTGCTCGGCCAATTGCCCAAGGCCCACGGCTGGACTTGGCACGCAGGCGACCAGGCACTGCTTGAAAGCCGTTTCGGCGGCCGCTGCCACCATGGTGTGAGCGTGCCTGAAGTGGCTTTCGACAGCGCTATCCTGTTCCTGCCCAAGTCCCGTGAACTGGCCGCCTACCTGCTCAATGCCCTGGCCGCGCGCCTGGCCGGGCGCGAGCTGTACCTGGTCGGTGAGAAACGCGGCGGCATCGAGGGCGCGGCGAAACAGCTGCAAGCGTTCGGCAAGCCCCGCAAGCTCGACAGCGCGCGCCACTGCCAGCTGTGGCAGGTGACCGTCGACCACGCCCCCGAGGCCAAGCCGCTGGAAAGCCTGGCCGAGCGCTTCGAGCTGCCGCTCGAGGACGGCCCGTTGCAAGTGGTCAGCCTGCCGGGTGTATTCAGCCACGGTCGCCTGGACAAGGGCACCGCCCTGCTGCTGGAACACCTTGACGGGTTGCCCAGTGGGCATGTCCTCGACTTCGGCTGTGGTGCCGGCGTGCTGGGCGCGACGATCAAGCGCCGCTACCCACAGAGCCAGGTCACCCTGCTGGATGTCGATGCCTTTGCCGTCGCCGCCAGCCGCCTGACCCTGGCGGCCAATGGTCTGGAAGGGCAAGTGATCAGCGGTGACGGTATCGACGCCGCACCGGGTGAGCTGGACCTGATCCTGAGCAATCCGCCCTTCCACACCGGGGTGCACACCGATTACCAAGCCTCGGAAAATCTGCTAAAAAAATCCGGCGAACATCTGCGAAAAGGTGGCGAAATTCGCTTGGTAGCCAACAGTTTCCTGCGCTACCAACCGCTCATCGAAGGCGCCCTTGGCAACTGCGAGATCCGCGCCGAAGCACAGGGCTTTCGCATCTACCGGGCGACACGCGGGTAA
- a CDS encoding 2-hydroxyacid dehydrogenase yields MPNPRRAVFLDHPSLDLGDLDLSPLQGQFDELQLFATTRPEQVAERLRGAVAVISNKVVLDAASLAANTQLKLILVAATGTNNVDLAAARAQGITVCNCQGYGTPSVAQHTLALLLALATRLCDYHQAVAKGQWAKASQFCLLDFPIVELEGKTLGLLGHGELGGAVARLAEAFGMRVLSGQIPGRPARDDRLPLDELLPQVDALTLHCPLNDRTRHMIGARELALLKPGALVVNTARGGLIDEQALAEALRNGHLGGAATDVLSVEPPVNGNPLLAADIPRLIVTPHSAWGAVESRQRIVGQLAENAQAFFAGQPRRVVG; encoded by the coding sequence ATGCCCAATCCACGTCGCGCCGTGTTTCTCGACCACCCATCCCTCGACCTCGGTGACCTCGACCTTTCCCCACTGCAAGGTCAGTTCGATGAACTTCAGTTGTTCGCCACTACCCGCCCCGAGCAAGTGGCCGAACGCCTGCGGGGCGCCGTGGCGGTGATCAGCAACAAGGTGGTGCTCGACGCCGCCAGCCTGGCCGCCAACACTCAGCTCAAGCTGATCCTGGTCGCCGCCACCGGCACCAACAACGTCGACCTGGCCGCCGCCCGCGCCCAAGGCATCACCGTGTGCAACTGCCAGGGCTACGGCACGCCGTCAGTGGCCCAGCACACCCTGGCCCTGCTGCTGGCCCTGGCCACGCGCCTGTGCGACTACCACCAGGCCGTGGCCAAGGGCCAGTGGGCCAAGGCCAGCCAGTTCTGCCTGCTGGATTTCCCCATCGTCGAACTCGAAGGCAAGACCCTTGGCCTGCTCGGCCATGGCGAGCTGGGTGGCGCGGTGGCGCGGCTGGCCGAGGCGTTCGGCATGCGCGTGCTCAGCGGGCAGATCCCTGGGCGCCCGGCACGCGATGATCGGCTGCCACTCGATGAACTGTTGCCTCAGGTCGACGCCCTGACCCTGCACTGCCCGCTCAACGATCGCACCCGACACATGATCGGTGCCCGTGAGCTGGCCCTGCTCAAGCCCGGCGCGCTGGTGGTCAACACCGCCCGTGGCGGGCTGATCGACGAACAGGCCCTGGCCGAAGCCCTGCGCAACGGTCACCTGGGCGGCGCGGCAACCGATGTGCTCAGTGTCGAGCCTCCGGTCAATGGCAACCCCTTGCTGGCAGCGGATATTCCCCGCCTGATCGTGACCCCGCACAGCGCCTGGGGCGCGGTAGAGTCGCGCCAGCGCATCGTCGGCCAACTCGCCGAAAACGCCCAGGCGTTCTTTGCCGGGCAGCCGCGGCGTGTGGTGGGCTGA